From a region of the Pecten maximus chromosome 18, xPecMax1.1, whole genome shotgun sequence genome:
- the LOC117316571 gene encoding protein argonaute-2-like isoform X11: MFPIPPGQTPMFPPYTPLQPLQPEAGFGENQPVPPIPPVTGTPPDGSAPVPRLADFVCPPRPNHGTDGKPILLKANHFQVRIPKGFIHHYDISITPDKCPRRVNREIIETMVNSYSQKIFQGQKPVFDGRKNLYSREPLPIGREKVELQVTLPGEGKDREFNVVIKWQAQVSLFALEESLAGRIHQVPTDATQALDVILRHLPSMTYTPVGRSFFSPPEGYDHPLGGGREVWFGFHQSVRPSHWKMMLNIDVSATAFYKAQPVIEFLCEVLDIKDISEQKRPLTDSQRVKFTKEIKGLKVEITHCGTMKRKYRVCNVTRRPAQTQSFPLQLDSGQTVECTVARYFLERYKMKLMYPHLPCLQVGQEQKHTYLPLEVCNVVGGQRCIKKLTDMQTSTMIKATARSAPDREKEINNLVQKADFNQDPYLQTFGISVNYQMTEVRGRVLPPPRIEYGGRQTKAQAVPNQGVWDMRGKQFFSGIEIRVWAIACFAPQRTVREDALRNFTQQLQRISNDAGMPIVGQPCFCKYATGPDQVEPMFRYLKNTYQGLQLIVVVLPGKTPVYAEVKRVGDILFGLATQCVQAKNVNKTTPQTLSNLCLKINVKLGGINNILLPSIRPNVFREPVIFLGADVTHPPAGDASKPSIAAVVGSMDAHPSRYSATVRVQQHRQEIIQELSTMVRELLIHFYKATRFKPTRIIFYRDGVSEGQFAQVLSHELRAVREACMKLELGYQPGITFIVVQKRHHTRLFCADRKDQIGRSGNIPAGTTVDVGITHPTEFDFYLCSHAGIQGTSRPSHYHVLWDDNRFQADELQTLTYQLCHTYVRCTRSVSIPAPAYYAHLVAFRARYHLVEKEHDSGEGSRHSDNSEDRTPTAMARAVTVHPDTTRVMYFA, encoded by the exons GTCAGACACCAATGTTTCCACCATACACCCCACTCCAACCACTGCAGCCTGAAGCAGGATTTGGCGAAA ATCAACCTGTTCCACCGATTCCACCTGTGACTGGGACACCTCCCGATGGTTCAGCACCAGTTCCACGCCTTGCTGACTTTGTCTGTCCCCCTCGGCCTAACCATGGCACTGACGGCAAACCAATCCTGCTTAAAGCAAATCATTTCCAAGTCCGCATCCCAAAGGGCTTCATACACCACTATGACATCTCTATCACGCCTGACAAATGTCCCCGCAGGGTCAACAG GGAAATCATTGAGACCATGGTCAACTCGTACAGCCAGAAAATCTTCCAGGGACAAAAACCTGTATTTGATGGCAGAAAGAATCTTTATAGCCGAGAGCCACTCCCCATAGGCAGAGAAAAG GTCGAGTTGCAAGTAACATTACCGGGCGAGGGCAAAGATAGAGAATTTAACGTAGTCATCAAATGGCAGGCACAAGTGAGCTTGTTTGCTCTTGAAGAGTCGTTAGCGGGACGTATACACCAGGTTCCCACTGACGCAACCCAGGCCTTAGACGTCATATTACGTCATCTTCCCAGCATGAC CTATACACCTGTGGGTCGATCGTTTTTCTCCCCACCGGAGGGGTATGACCATCCCCTAGGAGGAGGTAGAGAGGTGTGGTTTGGTTTTCACCAAAGTGTCCGCCCATCCCATTGGAAAATGATGCTCAACATTGATG tgtcTGCCACGGCATTCTATAAGGCTCAGCCTGTTATAGAATTCCTATGTGAGGTTTTGGATATCAAGGATATCAGTGAACAGAAGCGACCTTTAACTGACTCCCAAAGGGTCAAGTTCACTAAGGAAATCAAAG GACTAAAAGTAGAAATTACCCACTGTGGAACAATGAAGAGAAAATACAGGGTGTGTAATGTCACACGAAGACCAGCACAAACTCAGTC ATTCCCTCTGCAGTTAGATTCCGGCCAGACAGTGGAATGCACAGTTGCCAGATACTTCTTGGAAAGATACAAGATGAAACTCAT GTACCCTCATTTACCATGTTTACAAGTCGGACAAGAACAGAAACATACCTACCTACCACTGGAG gTGTGCAATGTTGTAGGAGGACAGAGGTGTATCAAGAAGCTCACAGATATGCAGACATCCACAATGATCAAG GCCACAGCTAGATCTGCCCCTGACAGAGAAAAGGAGATCAATAATCTT GTACAAAAAGCTGATTTCAACCAAGATCCCTACCTGCAAACCTTCGGGATTAGTGTCAACTACCAAATGACGGAGGTCAGGGGTCGCGTGCTGCCACCTCCAAGGATAGAGTACGGCGGCAGG CAGACAAAGGCCCAGGCCGTACCCAACCAAGGTGTATGGGACATGCGAGGCAAACAGTTCTTCTCTGGAATAGAGATCCGAGTCTGGGCAATCGCCTGTTTTGCACCACAACGAACTGTCCGTGAGGACGCTCTCAG GAATTTCACCCAGCAGCTACAGAGGATCTCCAATGATGCAGGCATGCCTATCGTCGGCCAGCCTTGTTTCTGTAAATATGCCACAGGGCCTGACCAAGTGGAACCAATGTTTAGGTACCTGAAGAATACTTACCAAGGATTGCAGCTCATTGTAGTCGTCTTACCTGGCAAAACGCCTGTCTATG CTGAGGTGAAGCGAGTTGGAGACATCCTGTTTGGACTTGCCACTCAATGTGTACAAGCTAAGAATGTGAACAAAACCACACCTCAAACTCTCTCCAATCTGTGTCTCAAGATCAATGTTAAACTCGGTGGTATCAACAATATTCTACTTCCCAGTATCCG ACCCAATGTATTCCGGGAGCCAGTCATTTTCCTTGGAGCTGATGTGACTCACCCTCCTGCCGGTGATGCTAGTAAGCCCTCCATTGCTGCA GTGGTAGGCAGTATGGATGCCCATCCCAGTCGCTACTCTGCAACAGTAAGGGTACAACAACACAGACAAGAGATAATCCAAGAGCTCTCGACCATGGTGCGAGAATTACTCATCCACTTCTACAAGGCCACACGATTTAAGCCCACACGTATCATCTTCTACAGGGATGGAGTCAGCGAAGGCCAGTTTGCACAG GTGCTTTCACATGAATTGCGAGCCGTGCGTGAGGCCTGTATGAAGCTGGAGTTAGGTTATCAACCGGGCATAACATTCATCGTAGTTCAGAAGCGACATCACACTCGCCTATTTTGTGCAGACAGGAAGGACCAGATTGGACGTAGCGGCAACATTCCAGCCGGGACCACAGTCGATGTTGGCATCACTCACCCAACAGAGTTTGACTTTTATTTATGTAGCCATGCAGGAATACAG GGTACAAGCAGGCCTTCTCATTACCATGTGCTGTGGGATGACAACCGTTTCCAGGCCGATGAACTGCAGACACTGACCTATCAGCTGTGTCACACCTATGTGCGCTGCACTCGAAGTGTGTCTATCCCTGCTCCAGCCTACTACGCTCATCTAGTGGCATTCAGGGCACGCTATCATCTCGTGGAGAAGGAACATGACAG tGGAGAGGGAAGTCGTCACTCGGACAACAGTGAAGATCGAACACCGACAGCTATGGCACGGGCTGTCACGGTTCATCCCGACACCACCAGGGTCATGTACTTTGCCTAG
- the LOC117316571 gene encoding protein argonaute-2-like isoform X10, translated as MFPIPPGITRIMNQQLSSNGQTPMFPPYTPLQPLQPEAGFGENQPVPPIPPVTGTPPDGSAPVPRLADFVCPPRPNHGTDGKPILLKANHFQVRIPKGFIHHYDISITPDKCPRRVNREIIETMVNSYSQKIFQGQKPVFDGRKNLYSREPLPIGREKVELQVTLPGEGKDREFNVVIKWQAQVSLFALEESLAGRIHQVPTDATQALDVILRHLPSMTYTPVGRSFFSPPEGYDHPLGGGREVWFGFHQSVRPSHWKMMLNIDVSATAFYKAQPVIEFLCEVLDIKDISEQKRPLTDSQRVKFTKEIKGLKVEITHCGTMKRKYRVCNVTRRPAQTQSFPLQLDSGQTVECTVARYFLERYKMKLMYPHLPCLQVGQEQKHTYLPLEVCNVVGGQRCIKKLTDMQTSTMIKATARSAPDREKEINNLVQKADFNQDPYLQTFGISVNYQMTEVRGRVLPPPRIEYGGRQTKAQAVPNQGVWDMRGKQFFSGIEIRVWAIACFAPQRTVREDALRNFTQQLQRISNDAGMPIVGQPCFCKYATGPDQVEPMFRYLKNTYQGLQLIVVVLPGKTPVYAEVKRVGDILFGLATQCVQAKNVNKTTPQTLSNLCLKINVKLGGINNILLPSIRPNVFREPVIFLGADVTHPPAGDASKPSIAAVVGSMDAHPSRYSATVRVQQHRQEIIQELSTMVRELLIHFYKATRFKPTRIIFYRDGVSEGQFAQVLSHELRAVREACMKLELGYQPGITFIVVQKRHHTRLFCADRKDQIGRSGNIPAGTTVDVGITHPTEFDFYLCSHAGIQGTSRPSHYHVLWDDNRFQADELQTLTYQLCHTYVRCTRSVSIPAPAYYAHLVAFRARYHLVEKEHDSGEGSRHSDNSEDRTPTAMARAVTVHPDTTRVMYFA; from the exons GTCAGACACCAATGTTTCCACCATACACCCCACTCCAACCACTGCAGCCTGAAGCAGGATTTGGCGAAA ATCAACCTGTTCCACCGATTCCACCTGTGACTGGGACACCTCCCGATGGTTCAGCACCAGTTCCACGCCTTGCTGACTTTGTCTGTCCCCCTCGGCCTAACCATGGCACTGACGGCAAACCAATCCTGCTTAAAGCAAATCATTTCCAAGTCCGCATCCCAAAGGGCTTCATACACCACTATGACATCTCTATCACGCCTGACAAATGTCCCCGCAGGGTCAACAG GGAAATCATTGAGACCATGGTCAACTCGTACAGCCAGAAAATCTTCCAGGGACAAAAACCTGTATTTGATGGCAGAAAGAATCTTTATAGCCGAGAGCCACTCCCCATAGGCAGAGAAAAG GTCGAGTTGCAAGTAACATTACCGGGCGAGGGCAAAGATAGAGAATTTAACGTAGTCATCAAATGGCAGGCACAAGTGAGCTTGTTTGCTCTTGAAGAGTCGTTAGCGGGACGTATACACCAGGTTCCCACTGACGCAACCCAGGCCTTAGACGTCATATTACGTCATCTTCCCAGCATGAC CTATACACCTGTGGGTCGATCGTTTTTCTCCCCACCGGAGGGGTATGACCATCCCCTAGGAGGAGGTAGAGAGGTGTGGTTTGGTTTTCACCAAAGTGTCCGCCCATCCCATTGGAAAATGATGCTCAACATTGATG tgtcTGCCACGGCATTCTATAAGGCTCAGCCTGTTATAGAATTCCTATGTGAGGTTTTGGATATCAAGGATATCAGTGAACAGAAGCGACCTTTAACTGACTCCCAAAGGGTCAAGTTCACTAAGGAAATCAAAG GACTAAAAGTAGAAATTACCCACTGTGGAACAATGAAGAGAAAATACAGGGTGTGTAATGTCACACGAAGACCAGCACAAACTCAGTC ATTCCCTCTGCAGTTAGATTCCGGCCAGACAGTGGAATGCACAGTTGCCAGATACTTCTTGGAAAGATACAAGATGAAACTCAT GTACCCTCATTTACCATGTTTACAAGTCGGACAAGAACAGAAACATACCTACCTACCACTGGAG gTGTGCAATGTTGTAGGAGGACAGAGGTGTATCAAGAAGCTCACAGATATGCAGACATCCACAATGATCAAG GCCACAGCTAGATCTGCCCCTGACAGAGAAAAGGAGATCAATAATCTT GTACAAAAAGCTGATTTCAACCAAGATCCCTACCTGCAAACCTTCGGGATTAGTGTCAACTACCAAATGACGGAGGTCAGGGGTCGCGTGCTGCCACCTCCAAGGATAGAGTACGGCGGCAGG CAGACAAAGGCCCAGGCCGTACCCAACCAAGGTGTATGGGACATGCGAGGCAAACAGTTCTTCTCTGGAATAGAGATCCGAGTCTGGGCAATCGCCTGTTTTGCACCACAACGAACTGTCCGTGAGGACGCTCTCAG GAATTTCACCCAGCAGCTACAGAGGATCTCCAATGATGCAGGCATGCCTATCGTCGGCCAGCCTTGTTTCTGTAAATATGCCACAGGGCCTGACCAAGTGGAACCAATGTTTAGGTACCTGAAGAATACTTACCAAGGATTGCAGCTCATTGTAGTCGTCTTACCTGGCAAAACGCCTGTCTATG CTGAGGTGAAGCGAGTTGGAGACATCCTGTTTGGACTTGCCACTCAATGTGTACAAGCTAAGAATGTGAACAAAACCACACCTCAAACTCTCTCCAATCTGTGTCTCAAGATCAATGTTAAACTCGGTGGTATCAACAATATTCTACTTCCCAGTATCCG ACCCAATGTATTCCGGGAGCCAGTCATTTTCCTTGGAGCTGATGTGACTCACCCTCCTGCCGGTGATGCTAGTAAGCCCTCCATTGCTGCA GTGGTAGGCAGTATGGATGCCCATCCCAGTCGCTACTCTGCAACAGTAAGGGTACAACAACACAGACAAGAGATAATCCAAGAGCTCTCGACCATGGTGCGAGAATTACTCATCCACTTCTACAAGGCCACACGATTTAAGCCCACACGTATCATCTTCTACAGGGATGGAGTCAGCGAAGGCCAGTTTGCACAG GTGCTTTCACATGAATTGCGAGCCGTGCGTGAGGCCTGTATGAAGCTGGAGTTAGGTTATCAACCGGGCATAACATTCATCGTAGTTCAGAAGCGACATCACACTCGCCTATTTTGTGCAGACAGGAAGGACCAGATTGGACGTAGCGGCAACATTCCAGCCGGGACCACAGTCGATGTTGGCATCACTCACCCAACAGAGTTTGACTTTTATTTATGTAGCCATGCAGGAATACAG GGTACAAGCAGGCCTTCTCATTACCATGTGCTGTGGGATGACAACCGTTTCCAGGCCGATGAACTGCAGACACTGACCTATCAGCTGTGTCACACCTATGTGCGCTGCACTCGAAGTGTGTCTATCCCTGCTCCAGCCTACTACGCTCATCTAGTGGCATTCAGGGCACGCTATCATCTCGTGGAGAAGGAACATGACAG tGGAGAGGGAAGTCGTCACTCGGACAACAGTGAAGATCGAACACCGACAGCTATGGCACGGGCTGTCACGGTTCATCCCGACACCACCAGGGTCATGTACTTTGCCTAG
- the LOC117316571 gene encoding protein argonaute-2-like isoform X9 has protein sequence MFPIPPGITRIMNQQLSSNVLDGQTPMFPPYTPLQPLQPEAGFGENQPVPPIPPVTGTPPDGSAPVPRLADFVCPPRPNHGTDGKPILLKANHFQVRIPKGFIHHYDISITPDKCPRRVNREIIETMVNSYSQKIFQGQKPVFDGRKNLYSREPLPIGREKVELQVTLPGEGKDREFNVVIKWQAQVSLFALEESLAGRIHQVPTDATQALDVILRHLPSMTYTPVGRSFFSPPEGYDHPLGGGREVWFGFHQSVRPSHWKMMLNIDVSATAFYKAQPVIEFLCEVLDIKDISEQKRPLTDSQRVKFTKEIKGLKVEITHCGTMKRKYRVCNVTRRPAQTQSFPLQLDSGQTVECTVARYFLERYKMKLMYPHLPCLQVGQEQKHTYLPLEVCNVVGGQRCIKKLTDMQTSTMIKATARSAPDREKEINNLVQKADFNQDPYLQTFGISVNYQMTEVRGRVLPPPRIEYGGRQTKAQAVPNQGVWDMRGKQFFSGIEIRVWAIACFAPQRTVREDALRNFTQQLQRISNDAGMPIVGQPCFCKYATGPDQVEPMFRYLKNTYQGLQLIVVVLPGKTPVYAEVKRVGDILFGLATQCVQAKNVNKTTPQTLSNLCLKINVKLGGINNILLPSIRPNVFREPVIFLGADVTHPPAGDASKPSIAAVVGSMDAHPSRYSATVRVQQHRQEIIQELSTMVRELLIHFYKATRFKPTRIIFYRDGVSEGQFAQVLSHELRAVREACMKLELGYQPGITFIVVQKRHHTRLFCADRKDQIGRSGNIPAGTTVDVGITHPTEFDFYLCSHAGIQGTSRPSHYHVLWDDNRFQADELQTLTYQLCHTYVRCTRSVSIPAPAYYAHLVAFRARYHLVEKEHDSGEGSRHSDNSEDRTPTAMARAVTVHPDTTRVMYFA, from the exons TTTTAGATG GTCAGACACCAATGTTTCCACCATACACCCCACTCCAACCACTGCAGCCTGAAGCAGGATTTGGCGAAA ATCAACCTGTTCCACCGATTCCACCTGTGACTGGGACACCTCCCGATGGTTCAGCACCAGTTCCACGCCTTGCTGACTTTGTCTGTCCCCCTCGGCCTAACCATGGCACTGACGGCAAACCAATCCTGCTTAAAGCAAATCATTTCCAAGTCCGCATCCCAAAGGGCTTCATACACCACTATGACATCTCTATCACGCCTGACAAATGTCCCCGCAGGGTCAACAG GGAAATCATTGAGACCATGGTCAACTCGTACAGCCAGAAAATCTTCCAGGGACAAAAACCTGTATTTGATGGCAGAAAGAATCTTTATAGCCGAGAGCCACTCCCCATAGGCAGAGAAAAG GTCGAGTTGCAAGTAACATTACCGGGCGAGGGCAAAGATAGAGAATTTAACGTAGTCATCAAATGGCAGGCACAAGTGAGCTTGTTTGCTCTTGAAGAGTCGTTAGCGGGACGTATACACCAGGTTCCCACTGACGCAACCCAGGCCTTAGACGTCATATTACGTCATCTTCCCAGCATGAC CTATACACCTGTGGGTCGATCGTTTTTCTCCCCACCGGAGGGGTATGACCATCCCCTAGGAGGAGGTAGAGAGGTGTGGTTTGGTTTTCACCAAAGTGTCCGCCCATCCCATTGGAAAATGATGCTCAACATTGATG tgtcTGCCACGGCATTCTATAAGGCTCAGCCTGTTATAGAATTCCTATGTGAGGTTTTGGATATCAAGGATATCAGTGAACAGAAGCGACCTTTAACTGACTCCCAAAGGGTCAAGTTCACTAAGGAAATCAAAG GACTAAAAGTAGAAATTACCCACTGTGGAACAATGAAGAGAAAATACAGGGTGTGTAATGTCACACGAAGACCAGCACAAACTCAGTC ATTCCCTCTGCAGTTAGATTCCGGCCAGACAGTGGAATGCACAGTTGCCAGATACTTCTTGGAAAGATACAAGATGAAACTCAT GTACCCTCATTTACCATGTTTACAAGTCGGACAAGAACAGAAACATACCTACCTACCACTGGAG gTGTGCAATGTTGTAGGAGGACAGAGGTGTATCAAGAAGCTCACAGATATGCAGACATCCACAATGATCAAG GCCACAGCTAGATCTGCCCCTGACAGAGAAAAGGAGATCAATAATCTT GTACAAAAAGCTGATTTCAACCAAGATCCCTACCTGCAAACCTTCGGGATTAGTGTCAACTACCAAATGACGGAGGTCAGGGGTCGCGTGCTGCCACCTCCAAGGATAGAGTACGGCGGCAGG CAGACAAAGGCCCAGGCCGTACCCAACCAAGGTGTATGGGACATGCGAGGCAAACAGTTCTTCTCTGGAATAGAGATCCGAGTCTGGGCAATCGCCTGTTTTGCACCACAACGAACTGTCCGTGAGGACGCTCTCAG GAATTTCACCCAGCAGCTACAGAGGATCTCCAATGATGCAGGCATGCCTATCGTCGGCCAGCCTTGTTTCTGTAAATATGCCACAGGGCCTGACCAAGTGGAACCAATGTTTAGGTACCTGAAGAATACTTACCAAGGATTGCAGCTCATTGTAGTCGTCTTACCTGGCAAAACGCCTGTCTATG CTGAGGTGAAGCGAGTTGGAGACATCCTGTTTGGACTTGCCACTCAATGTGTACAAGCTAAGAATGTGAACAAAACCACACCTCAAACTCTCTCCAATCTGTGTCTCAAGATCAATGTTAAACTCGGTGGTATCAACAATATTCTACTTCCCAGTATCCG ACCCAATGTATTCCGGGAGCCAGTCATTTTCCTTGGAGCTGATGTGACTCACCCTCCTGCCGGTGATGCTAGTAAGCCCTCCATTGCTGCA GTGGTAGGCAGTATGGATGCCCATCCCAGTCGCTACTCTGCAACAGTAAGGGTACAACAACACAGACAAGAGATAATCCAAGAGCTCTCGACCATGGTGCGAGAATTACTCATCCACTTCTACAAGGCCACACGATTTAAGCCCACACGTATCATCTTCTACAGGGATGGAGTCAGCGAAGGCCAGTTTGCACAG GTGCTTTCACATGAATTGCGAGCCGTGCGTGAGGCCTGTATGAAGCTGGAGTTAGGTTATCAACCGGGCATAACATTCATCGTAGTTCAGAAGCGACATCACACTCGCCTATTTTGTGCAGACAGGAAGGACCAGATTGGACGTAGCGGCAACATTCCAGCCGGGACCACAGTCGATGTTGGCATCACTCACCCAACAGAGTTTGACTTTTATTTATGTAGCCATGCAGGAATACAG GGTACAAGCAGGCCTTCTCATTACCATGTGCTGTGGGATGACAACCGTTTCCAGGCCGATGAACTGCAGACACTGACCTATCAGCTGTGTCACACCTATGTGCGCTGCACTCGAAGTGTGTCTATCCCTGCTCCAGCCTACTACGCTCATCTAGTGGCATTCAGGGCACGCTATCATCTCGTGGAGAAGGAACATGACAG tGGAGAGGGAAGTCGTCACTCGGACAACAGTGAAGATCGAACACCGACAGCTATGGCACGGGCTGTCACGGTTCATCCCGACACCACCAGGGTCATGTACTTTGCCTAG